A section of the Paenibacillus odorifer genome encodes:
- the tadA gene encoding tRNA adenosine(34) deaminase TadA codes for MILNIKASESPEDIQAVHEYWMRQAIAEARKAEALGEVPIGAVIVRHGEIIGRGYNLRETTMDSTAHAEMVAIREASNVMNSWRLLDCRLYVTLEPCPMCAGAIVQSRVPLTVYGTPDPKAGCAGTLMNLLEEPRFNHRTEVIQGVLQEECADLLTSFFRRLRKKPIKQKEDS; via the coding sequence ATGATCTTGAATATTAAAGCCAGTGAATCGCCAGAAGATATACAAGCGGTTCATGAATATTGGATGAGGCAGGCGATCGCAGAAGCACGTAAAGCTGAGGCATTAGGTGAGGTTCCTATTGGCGCTGTCATTGTTCGACATGGTGAAATTATAGGACGTGGATACAATTTACGAGAAACGACAATGGATTCGACAGCCCATGCAGAGATGGTAGCCATTCGTGAGGCCAGCAATGTCATGAATTCTTGGCGTCTGCTGGATTGCCGGCTGTACGTCACCCTAGAACCTTGTCCGATGTGTGCAGGAGCAATAGTGCAGTCCAGAGTGCCTCTCACGGTATATGGAACGCCTGACCCTAAAGCTGGATGTGCCGGGACCCTCATGAACTTGCTTGAAGAGCCGCGATTTAATCATAGAACTGAGGTAATACAGGGTGTTTTACAAGAAGAATGTGCAGATCTACTCACCTCCTTCTTTCGCCGTTTACGTAAAAAGCCAATAAAACAAAAGGAGGACTCCTAA
- a CDS encoding sensor histidine kinase — MSIKTKLSAIIFGAVLLILALNLTFNLYAAQNNLRNENVNNMQITAMQMAVSVEQSNYSSNYVEYQIAHNLRMAAIFASKELGPDYKNITNAQLKALTSKLGVSNISILVKTDNDIVVTKASNPIDIGMSTQGWGYWYLALLELFDNQEVTVGQGQALDHFWSGPFEYSTYNPDFIEKWGYYHDEASNYIINPVILNTAASEYVKITNPDQIVERTKEVNPGILELTGFNPTTFGLASMAGDGSDAFKKKLGNRPIKFGTYTYGNVEQDKAAILLAQQKQKPVTLETRVHGKRVLKSFIPIQNPKMEPYVIGVVLDYSVISSVVHEQLANYLTTSLLLLALFLLCSYILSGFVTRPIQAILAKVNDVARGKFEPPLKVTSRDELGQLALRINAMTSHLMQRTNRLKQTLEENRAVKEHLESVINGTSDAIHTLDMEGRITSTNRAFEELYGWSATEVIGNMPYLVPATALKQEEERLDALRNGAVLPPIETVRLKRDGSLVEVSVSTSIIRDEEGYPHSFIHVSRDMTERNRMEELLRRSEKLTTVGQLAAGVAHEIRNPLTTLKGFLQLQQEKELLVPLHVELMLSELERINLIVSEFLILAKPQAVHFQEKDLRYILGDVVSLLDSLAHLHDIQFSTKFSEQPATVHCEENQLKQVFINIVKNAIEAMPEGGVISMELWNSVDCVFIVIKDQGEGIPEDVLPKLGEPFFTNKESGTGLGLMISQRIIQAHKGHLEIQSEVGRGTTVMIKLPAAGGGTPWLNIKDERSEEQREN; from the coding sequence TTGTCCATAAAGACAAAACTATCTGCTATTATTTTTGGAGCGGTACTGCTAATTTTAGCATTGAATCTGACATTTAACCTTTATGCCGCTCAGAATAATCTAAGAAATGAAAACGTAAATAATATGCAGATCACCGCTATGCAAATGGCTGTTTCTGTAGAACAAAGTAACTATAGCTCTAACTATGTAGAATATCAAATTGCGCATAACTTAAGAATGGCTGCCATCTTTGCCTCTAAGGAATTGGGTCCGGATTATAAGAATATAACCAATGCTCAACTTAAGGCCCTAACTTCCAAGTTGGGCGTGTCTAATATTTCAATTCTGGTAAAGACTGATAATGATATCGTGGTGACAAAGGCATCTAATCCTATTGATATAGGAATGTCCACTCAAGGTTGGGGTTACTGGTACCTTGCCCTTTTGGAGTTATTTGATAATCAGGAAGTCACTGTGGGACAAGGTCAGGCATTGGATCATTTTTGGTCAGGCCCATTTGAATATTCAACCTACAATCCCGATTTCATTGAGAAGTGGGGTTATTATCATGATGAAGCAAGTAACTACATCATTAATCCTGTTATTCTCAATACTGCGGCTAGTGAATATGTCAAAATCACCAATCCCGATCAAATTGTAGAGCGAACCAAAGAAGTTAATCCAGGGATTTTAGAGCTTACAGGATTTAATCCAACAACATTTGGTTTAGCGAGTATGGCGGGTGATGGAAGCGATGCATTTAAAAAGAAACTTGGCAACCGCCCAATTAAGTTCGGTACCTATACTTATGGTAATGTGGAGCAAGATAAAGCGGCCATTCTATTAGCTCAGCAGAAGCAGAAGCCAGTTACACTGGAGACGAGGGTACATGGGAAAAGAGTGCTTAAAAGCTTCATCCCTATTCAGAATCCTAAAATGGAGCCCTACGTAATCGGTGTAGTTTTGGATTATTCTGTGATTTCATCCGTAGTTCATGAACAATTAGCCAATTATTTGACTACGTCTCTGTTGTTGCTGGCATTATTTTTGCTATGTAGTTACATACTTTCAGGTTTTGTTACTCGTCCAATTCAGGCTATACTTGCCAAAGTCAATGATGTAGCGCGAGGTAAGTTCGAACCTCCATTAAAGGTAACCTCTCGTGATGAGTTAGGTCAATTAGCCTTGCGGATTAACGCTATGACTTCTCATCTTATGCAACGCACCAATCGTCTTAAGCAGACGCTGGAAGAGAACCGGGCGGTTAAGGAGCATTTGGAATCCGTAATTAACGGGACGTCTGATGCGATTCATACGTTGGATATGGAGGGACGAATCACTAGCACTAACAGGGCCTTTGAGGAGCTGTATGGATGGAGTGCAACAGAAGTGATCGGCAATATGCCATATCTTGTACCCGCGACAGCGCTTAAGCAAGAGGAAGAGCGGCTGGACGCGTTAAGAAATGGTGCAGTTCTGCCGCCGATTGAGACAGTGAGACTTAAACGGGACGGATCATTAGTTGAGGTTAGCGTTAGTACCTCGATAATTCGAGATGAAGAGGGTTATCCCCATTCCTTTATTCACGTTTCTCGTGATATGACGGAACGCAATCGAATGGAGGAGCTGCTTAGACGCTCTGAGAAACTAACTACAGTCGGCCAATTGGCCGCAGGAGTAGCTCATGAGATTCGTAACCCTCTTACCACATTAAAAGGATTTTTACAGCTTCAACAGGAGAAGGAGCTCTTGGTTCCGCTTCATGTAGAGCTGATGTTATCCGAGCTGGAGCGGATTAATCTTATCGTCAGTGAATTCTTAATCCTGGCTAAGCCGCAAGCCGTTCATTTTCAGGAAAAAGATCTTCGCTACATATTAGGTGATGTAGTTTCTCTATTGGATAGTCTCGCTCATCTACATGATATTCAATTTAGTACGAAATTCTCTGAACAACCTGCTACTGTACATTGTGAAGAGAACCAGCTGAAGCAGGTATTCATTAATATTGTTAAAAATGCAATTGAGGCTATGCCTGAGGGTGGCGTCATTTCAATGGAACTGTGGAACTCTGTGGATTGCGTCTTTATAGTAATCAAAGATCAGGGTGAAGGGATTCCAGAGGACGTGCTGCCTAAGCTGGGTGAACCGTTCTTCACGAATAAGGAATCGGGGACTGGTCTTGGGTTAATGATTAGCCAGCGTATTATTCAGGCTCATAAGGGTCATTTGGAAATACAAAGTGAAGTTGGCCGGGGGACAACCGTTATGATTAAGCTGCCTGCAGCTGGAGGGGGTACACCTTGGCTTAACATTAAGGATGAACGGAGTGAAGAACAACGTGAGAATTAA
- the rluF gene encoding 23S rRNA pseudouridine(2604) synthase RluF, with protein MRINKFISETGYCSRREADKLVDAGRVTINGEPAVLGSQAVPGDDVRIDGIALETSSQTVYIALNKPVGITSTTEQHIKGNIVDFVGHHERIFPIGRLDKDSEGLILLTNDGDIVNKILRAEGRHEKEYVVTVDRPITPSFITGMSSGVKILGEKTLPCEVTRITERVFRIILTEGKNRQIRRMCSAFGYEVRKLQRIRIMNIRLGALQTGEWRELSADEKKELGATLNYELL; from the coding sequence GTGAGAATTAATAAATTCATCAGTGAGACAGGGTACTGTTCACGCCGAGAAGCAGACAAGCTTGTGGATGCCGGCAGAGTTACGATCAACGGAGAGCCTGCTGTGCTGGGCAGTCAGGCTGTTCCGGGCGATGATGTGCGAATAGATGGTATAGCGCTTGAAACCTCAAGCCAGACGGTCTACATTGCTCTAAACAAGCCGGTAGGGATTACATCAACCACAGAACAGCATATCAAGGGGAATATTGTCGATTTTGTAGGTCATCATGAACGTATATTCCCGATTGGTCGTCTCGATAAGGATTCGGAAGGATTAATCTTGCTTACTAATGATGGCGACATCGTTAATAAAATTTTGCGGGCGGAAGGCCGGCATGAAAAAGAATATGTGGTTACCGTGGACAGACCCATTACGCCTTCGTTTATTACCGGCATGTCCAGCGGTGTGAAAATATTAGGTGAGAAGACGCTGCCCTGTGAGGTCACGCGTATTACGGAGCGTGTCTTCCGTATTATTTTGACAGAGGGCAAAAATCGCCAGATTCGTCGTATGTGTAGCGCTTTTGGCTATGAGGTTCGAAAGCTGCAACGCATTCGGATTATGAATATTCGCCTGGGGGCATTGCAAACGGGAGAATGGCGGGAACTGTCTGCTGATGAGAAGAAAGAGCTTGGAGCTACGCTGAACTACGAGTTACTGTAG
- the motB gene encoding flagellar motor protein MotB — translation MSKKTRHEEHEEHADESWLLPYSDLMTLLVALFIVMYSMSATDAKKFEEMSQAFSSALNGGTGILEERAAMPSKTQEDLGKNDKMGSSTSKKAEEAEMAKLRQKEQEDLEKLKKQFDQYIKSNGLTDLLSTKLNQSQLMITISDNALFASGQAIVKDDSRQLAKSISTMLQQFPDYDVVVQGHTDDIPISNSNYSSNWDLSADRALQFMKILLQNTNLNPRKFSAIGYGEYHPISDNDTATGRSKNRRVEVSIIRKYQETKEFTGIVPSAE, via the coding sequence GTGAGCAAAAAGACTAGACACGAAGAGCATGAAGAACATGCCGATGAATCGTGGCTGTTACCTTACTCCGACCTCATGACTCTTCTGGTGGCTCTGTTCATCGTTATGTATTCTATGAGTGCAACGGATGCCAAGAAATTTGAAGAGATGAGTCAGGCCTTCAGTTCCGCACTTAATGGCGGTACAGGTATTCTTGAAGAGCGGGCAGCAATGCCTAGTAAGACTCAAGAAGATCTAGGGAAAAATGATAAGATGGGTAGCTCTACTTCCAAGAAAGCTGAAGAAGCAGAAATGGCAAAGCTACGACAAAAGGAACAAGAGGATTTAGAGAAGCTTAAGAAACAATTCGATCAATATATTAAGAGCAACGGTCTAACGGATCTGCTCAGTACGAAGCTTAATCAATCTCAGCTAATGATTACGATCAGTGATAACGCATTGTTCGCTTCTGGCCAAGCCATTGTTAAGGATGATTCGCGGCAATTAGCTAAATCCATCTCAACGATGCTGCAGCAATTCCCGGATTATGATGTAGTAGTGCAAGGGCACACCGACGATATTCCGATTTCTAATAGCAACTATTCATCCAACTGGGATCTGAGTGCGGATCGGGCACTTCAGTTCATGAAGATTTTGCTGCAGAACACAAATCTAAATCCACGCAAATTTAGTGCGATTGGATACGGCGAGTATCATCCTATTTCCGATAATGACACAGCTACCGGTCGAAGCAAGAATCGCCGGGTAGAGGTTTCCATTATTCGAAAATATCAAGAAACCAAAGAGTTTACAGGGATTGTTCCCTCTGCTGAATAA
- the motA gene encoding flagellar motor stator protein MotA, giving the protein MEISTIIGLIFGLVAVIWGMILKHAPLHALATPAAYVIILVGTAASIFMAFPFNEVKKIPSLFKMIFIKKKLISKPELITMFMEWASITRREGLLALESKVDEIEDNFLRNGMRMIIDGNDQDFVRDVLMEDIHATEDRHKAGALIFSQAGMYAPTLGVLGAVIGLIAALADMSDMNKLAAAIGAAFIATLLGIFTGYVLWHPIANKLKRLSKQEIEVRMMMVEGLLSIQSGVSTIAINQKLAVFLTPSQRVKLNEKDGGSGEQKD; this is encoded by the coding sequence ATGGAAATTTCAACAATAATTGGTTTAATTTTTGGTTTGGTTGCTGTAATCTGGGGCATGATCCTCAAGCACGCTCCACTTCATGCTTTGGCCACACCCGCTGCTTACGTTATTATCTTGGTGGGTACGGCAGCTTCTATTTTCATGGCCTTTCCTTTCAACGAGGTCAAAAAGATTCCAAGTCTGTTCAAAATGATTTTTATCAAAAAGAAATTAATCAGTAAACCCGAATTAATCACTATGTTCATGGAATGGGCTTCTATCACACGGCGTGAAGGTCTGTTGGCTCTAGAATCAAAGGTCGATGAAATAGAAGATAACTTCCTCAGAAACGGCATGCGGATGATTATTGATGGAAATGATCAGGATTTTGTCCGCGATGTCCTCATGGAGGATATCCACGCCACAGAGGATAGACATAAAGCAGGAGCCCTCATTTTCTCACAGGCAGGTATGTATGCTCCTACCCTCGGGGTGCTCGGGGCGGTTATCGGTCTCATCGCCGCTCTGGCTGATATGAGTGATATGAACAAACTGGCTGCGGCAATCGGGGCTGCCTTCATCGCCACATTGCTTGGTATCTTTACAGGTTACGTATTATGGCATCCTATTGCTAATAAGCTGAAACGTCTCTCCAAACAAGAAATCGAAGTTCGAATGATGATGGTCGAAGGTCTTTTGTCCATACAGTCCGGTGTATCTACTATTGCCATCAATCAGAAGCTTGCTGTATTCCTAACACCTTCGCAACGCGTTAAGTTAAATGAGAAGGACGGTGGATCAGGTGAGCAAAAAGACTAG
- a CDS encoding 4a-hydroxytetrahydrobiopterin dehydratase yields the protein MLFTEEELREEITKLEGWKLEDNVMVRKYMFSQYMKGIAFVDEVATISEAFDHHPHITIDYKTVTLRLKSNEEDGITALDLREAHEFNEAFEKNH from the coding sequence TTGTTATTTACGGAAGAGGAACTGCGTGAGGAGATCACCAAGCTGGAGGGCTGGAAACTGGAAGATAATGTTATGGTGCGAAAATATATGTTCAGCCAATATATGAAGGGCATTGCGTTCGTTGATGAAGTAGCCACGATTTCAGAAGCCTTCGATCACCATCCACATATTACGATTGATTATAAAACAGTTACCCTGCGCCTGAAATCTAATGAAGAAGATGGGATTACAGCACTAGATCTTCGAGAGGCGCATGAATTTAATGAAGCCTTTGAAAAAAATCATTAG
- a CDS encoding c-type cytochrome, whose product MQKWIMSGLFFAACAFAVVLMFTLPGKEEVAEENKPTMPVVQLDAAKAEATVKASCITCHGDQLQGGVGPSLQNEGGQHDAEEIYSIVTKGRGQMPSFKEKLAPEEIANVALWLSEKK is encoded by the coding sequence ATGCAGAAATGGATCATGAGCGGTTTGTTTTTTGCCGCCTGTGCCTTTGCGGTAGTACTCATGTTTACACTTCCGGGTAAAGAAGAGGTAGCAGAAGAAAATAAGCCCACGATGCCGGTAGTTCAACTGGACGCGGCAAAGGCAGAAGCAACCGTGAAAGCCAGCTGTATCACCTGTCACGGCGATCAGCTTCAAGGTGGAGTTGGACCAAGTCTTCAGAATGAAGGCGGTCAGCATGACGCTGAGGAAATCTACAGCATCGTCACCAAAGGACGTGGCCAAATGCCTTCCTTTAAGGAGAAGCTAGCTCCTGAAGAGATCGCCAACGTCGCACTCTGGCTCTCAGAGAAAAAGTAA
- a CDS encoding GNAT family N-acetyltransferase, giving the protein MINPSVTFHVVPMEAIHGEAICKWSYTPPYNIYGWMPWEQMQALGIEFGDPQLREEQYISILNENEVLCGFAQLFPMEGVVRLGVGMRPDLCGHGLGKLFVDAIVQTALNRYPDREIDLEVLTWNQRAIRTYQKCGFTITDTYERRTPTGDKPFYCMVYDK; this is encoded by the coding sequence ATGATAAATCCCTCGGTAACTTTTCATGTTGTTCCTATGGAGGCAATTCACGGAGAAGCTATTTGTAAGTGGAGCTATACGCCCCCATATAATATTTATGGCTGGATGCCGTGGGAGCAGATGCAGGCTCTTGGCATCGAGTTTGGTGATCCGCAGCTCCGGGAGGAACAATATATCTCCATATTAAATGAAAATGAGGTTTTGTGCGGATTCGCACAGTTGTTCCCGATGGAAGGAGTCGTCCGTTTAGGAGTTGGGATGCGCCCCGATCTATGCGGCCATGGTTTAGGCAAACTATTCGTAGATGCCATCGTCCAGACAGCCTTGAATCGTTATCCTGATCGTGAGATAGATCTGGAAGTCCTGACCTGGAACCAACGCGCCATTCGAACTTATCAAAAATGTGGATTTACGATTACAGATACGTATGAACGCCGCACACCTACAGGAGACAAACCTTTTTATTGCATGGTCTATGACAAATGA
- a CDS encoding C40 family peptidase → MKKKLAAAVLSFSIILTIGAGSAFADSKMDKVIDKAIGTKYVSGGISTNGFDCSGFTMYVFDKIGINLPHQSGSQYQMGTAISRDDIRAGDLVFFNTSGKGVSHVGIYVGEGKFAHASTSRGVTISSLSDSYYVKRYVGAKRIMSTDAYQSVAAESEDNDDVQ, encoded by the coding sequence TTGAAGAAGAAGTTAGCAGCAGCAGTACTAAGCTTTTCCATCATCCTCACCATCGGAGCAGGAAGCGCTTTCGCAGATTCCAAAATGGATAAAGTGATTGACAAGGCCATCGGTACTAAATACGTATCCGGCGGTATATCCACTAACGGATTTGATTGCTCCGGATTTACAATGTATGTGTTTGATAAGATTGGCATTAACCTTCCACACCAATCAGGTTCCCAATATCAAATGGGCACAGCAATCTCCCGTGATGATATAAGAGCCGGAGATCTTGTATTCTTCAATACAAGTGGCAAAGGTGTCTCCCATGTCGGCATTTATGTCGGTGAAGGTAAGTTCGCACACGCTTCTACCTCACGCGGTGTTACGATTAGCTCTCTGAGTGATAGCTACTACGTGAAACGCTACGTTGGTGCCAAGCGCATTATGAGCACAGACGCTTACCAATCGGTTGCTGCTGAATCGGAAGACAATGATGATGTGCAATAA
- a CDS encoding C40 family peptidase gives MALSIGGGSAFADSKMDSVISKTIGVAYKTGGTSTAGFDCSGFTKYVFKNVGLTLPRTSKAQYSVGTAVSKSNLRSGDLVFFNTLGNGVSHVGIYVGNGKFAQSSSSRGVTITSLSQAYWANRYVGAKRVMSTSAYQAVAFD, from the coding sequence ATGGCATTATCTATTGGTGGAGGAAGCGCCTTTGCCGACTCTAAAATGGACTCTGTAATCTCAAAGACTATTGGAGTTGCCTATAAAACCGGAGGTACAAGCACTGCCGGATTTGATTGCTCTGGATTTACAAAGTATGTATTCAAGAATGTGGGTCTTACTTTACCTCGTACATCAAAAGCTCAATATAGCGTTGGAACTGCTGTATCCAAAAGCAATCTGCGTTCTGGTGATCTAGTGTTCTTTAACACACTTGGCAATGGAGTATCCCATGTCGGCATTTATGTTGGAAACGGAAAATTCGCACAATCGTCCTCTTCGCGTGGAGTGACCATCACTTCACTCAGTCAGGCCTACTGGGCCAATCGTTATGTTGGCGCTAAAAGAGTAATGAGTACTTCAGCTTATCAAGCTGTAGCCTTCGATTGA
- a CDS encoding M1 family metallopeptidase yields MKSLSLKYIIFATLAILALLGGGIWAFSGDSSTASVTSFASKEAKSSSGTAPAAVPQQVLPESAPVPAEEALSQRVVEYHIDVQLVPDTETLKASETVTWTHPGVKPVSDLYFHMYPNAFASSDTTFMKESGGTLRGDSMPENGFGNMTLTDLRTTEGTSLMQRVQYVQPDDGNINDKTLLKVHLPQPVNGGESVTLKLQYEVQLPKIFARMGASGNFVMAGQWFPKLSVYEPRGTRGVKEEGWDLHQYHGTSEFYSDFGIFNVTIAVPSNYTVAATGFPVKNAKLKQDQKIYQFYADDVHDFAWAASPDFTVAEEAFSTPEVPGVRIKVYLDPLHKDLKERYLQAAKAALTYFSKWYGPYPYSTLSIVVPPKEGNGAGGMEYPTLITAFGAADSSPDTSLERTVIHEIGHQYFYGMVASNEFEEAWLDESFTSYAEDRLMEQEYGIKSNLPLQASLVTIPEPLNLETWKYAGADSYSRNVYIRGKLVLKDIERQVGTKAMNNIMSSYARKFRFEHPATSDFQKVVEKVTKKSWQTYFDDYIYGDGAPDFSVDTITFKKNNSGDAPSYESLVKISNKGSHYVDVPVKFTFADSSSVQRVWNGEGAETTLQLLSDKPLLSAEIDPEHSILLESKHLNNFRLAEIEPKTLSRWTLSVTKLLETVLGTLVW; encoded by the coding sequence ATGAAGTCACTGTCATTAAAGTACATCATCTTTGCGACCCTGGCCATCCTCGCGCTGCTGGGAGGAGGAATATGGGCCTTTTCAGGGGATAGCTCTACGGCTTCTGTTACTAGCTTCGCTTCAAAAGAGGCCAAGTCCTCCAGCGGCACAGCGCCTGCAGCCGTACCACAGCAGGTATTGCCTGAGAGCGCGCCCGTCCCGGCAGAGGAGGCTTTAAGCCAGCGGGTAGTCGAGTATCACATTGATGTCCAGCTTGTTCCTGACACAGAAACCTTAAAAGCTTCTGAGACAGTAACCTGGACACACCCCGGAGTAAAGCCAGTAAGTGATTTATATTTTCACATGTATCCAAATGCATTTGCCTCATCAGATACCACCTTTATGAAGGAATCCGGGGGGACGCTCAGAGGCGACAGCATGCCTGAGAACGGCTTCGGAAATATGACGCTGACCGATCTGCGCACGACAGAAGGAACTTCGCTAATGCAAAGAGTGCAATATGTCCAACCTGATGACGGCAATATCAACGATAAGACGCTCCTAAAGGTACATCTTCCTCAGCCTGTTAATGGTGGGGAAAGCGTAACACTTAAGCTTCAGTATGAAGTCCAGCTGCCCAAAATCTTTGCTCGCATGGGTGCTTCAGGTAACTTCGTTATGGCTGGGCAATGGTTCCCTAAGCTTAGTGTATACGAGCCGAGGGGCACACGCGGAGTTAAGGAAGAAGGCTGGGACCTGCATCAGTATCACGGAACCTCTGAGTTTTACAGTGATTTTGGCATCTTTAATGTAACGATTGCCGTCCCTTCCAACTATACGGTGGCTGCGACCGGATTTCCTGTAAAAAATGCCAAGCTCAAACAAGATCAGAAAATATATCAGTTCTACGCCGATGATGTCCACGATTTCGCTTGGGCCGCTTCCCCTGATTTTACAGTAGCTGAGGAAGCCTTCTCTACGCCGGAGGTGCCTGGAGTACGAATTAAGGTGTATCTCGACCCACTACACAAAGATTTAAAAGAGCGTTACCTTCAGGCTGCCAAGGCTGCCCTGACCTACTTCAGCAAATGGTATGGTCCTTATCCCTACTCTACGCTGTCTATTGTCGTCCCACCTAAGGAGGGCAACGGTGCTGGAGGAATGGAATACCCTACCCTTATTACAGCCTTTGGGGCCGCGGATTCTTCTCCAGATACCTCACTTGAAAGAACCGTCATTCATGAAATCGGCCATCAATACTTCTACGGTATGGTAGCCAGTAATGAATTCGAGGAGGCCTGGCTGGATGAAAGCTTCACTTCCTATGCCGAAGACAGACTTATGGAGCAAGAATACGGTATCAAGTCTAATTTGCCTTTACAGGCCAGCCTGGTAACTATACCTGAGCCGTTAAATCTGGAAACGTGGAAATATGCAGGGGCGGATTCCTATAGCCGAAATGTTTATATCCGCGGCAAGCTTGTACTTAAAGATATCGAACGCCAGGTAGGTACCAAAGCAATGAACAACATCATGTCCTCCTACGCTCGTAAGTTCCGTTTCGAGCATCCTGCTACGTCAGATTTTCAGAAAGTCGTTGAGAAGGTAACCAAAAAATCATGGCAGACCTATTTCGATGATTACATTTATGGTGATGGAGCGCCTGACTTCTCAGTAGATACGATTACTTTTAAAAAAAATAACAGCGGCGATGCTCCAAGCTACGAATCATTAGTGAAGATTTCAAACAAAGGGAGCCATTACGTTGATGTTCCCGTGAAATTCACATTCGCCGACAGCTCTTCGGTGCAGCGGGTCTGGAACGGTGAAGGAGCAGAGACTACGTTGCAATTGTTAAGCGATAAGCCTCTTCTCTCTGCTGAGATTGACCCTGAACATTCCATCTTATTGGAGAGCAAACATCTAAACAACTTTAGGCTGGCGGAAATAGAGCCCAAGACGCTCTCTCGCTGGACATTAAGTGTAACTAAACTACTTGAAACCGTGCTCGGAACTCTTGTCTGGTGA
- a CDS encoding YwhD family protein → MDNIQPEGKKQIALNIVNAKSKHKGFGAGSIDLNNVSPVIIDGDVAVIDIGAMHAKSKVEKGIKFSMNREDVPNGRQVWVVWVAVDRTLEAQFYGGITACEMWIDTEARRGWKILAEHVNKLDAALKRKIDVAGLGAVEKSALKSLLISHNETWWNASSDELKAALTE, encoded by the coding sequence GTGGACAACATACAACCGGAGGGCAAGAAACAGATTGCCTTAAATATTGTGAACGCTAAAAGTAAACATAAAGGCTTTGGAGCAGGCTCTATAGATCTCAACAACGTTTCACCTGTCATTATTGATGGTGATGTGGCGGTTATTGATATCGGTGCCATGCATGCCAAGAGTAAGGTGGAAAAAGGAATTAAATTTTCCATGAATCGTGAAGACGTACCGAATGGAAGACAGGTTTGGGTGGTATGGGTAGCGGTAGACCGTACATTGGAAGCTCAATTTTATGGTGGAATCACAGCCTGTGAAATGTGGATTGATACAGAAGCGCGCCGCGGATGGAAAATTCTTGCTGAGCATGTCAATAAGCTGGATGCAGCTCTCAAACGCAAGATCGATGTGGCAGGGCTTGGAGCCGTTGAGAAATCGGCCCTCAAATCCCTTTTGATCTCTCATAATGAAACATGGTGGAATGCATCCTCAGATGAGCTTAAAGCTGCACTGACTGAATAG
- a CDS encoding AbrB/MazE/SpoVT family DNA-binding domain-containing protein — protein MKDTGMIRSLDSLGRIVVPAEIRMTRNIDIGDPIEFFVLDEKIIVLRKYTSTECTFCRSHDHVTYYKEQFICSSCLKEIVDPERMSQLPESREDFVVEAPEHNTSIRKSKTEEMCQRLEQAIEDHPYANQKELAEILGISQARVSQLKRKLSSTSKS, from the coding sequence ATGAAGGATACAGGCATGATCCGGAGTTTAGACAGTCTTGGGAGAATTGTGGTTCCCGCAGAAATCCGTATGACGCGTAATATCGACATTGGTGATCCTATCGAATTTTTTGTTTTAGACGAAAAAATCATCGTCCTTAGGAAGTACACCTCGACAGAGTGTACATTTTGCAGAAGCCACGACCATGTCACCTACTATAAAGAGCAGTTTATTTGTAGCAGCTGTCTAAAAGAAATTGTCGATCCTGAACGCATGTCTCAATTGCCAGAGTCACGTGAGGATTTTGTTGTTGAGGCACCAGAGCACAACACCAGCATCCGAAAGTCGAAGACAGAGGAAATGTGCCAACGTCTGGAACAAGCTATTGAAGATCATCCCTATGCCAACCAAAAAGAACTTGCAGAAATCCTCGGGATTAGCCAAGCCAGAGTGAGTCAGCTCAAACGCAAGCTTAGCAGCACAAGCAAATCATAA